In one window of Mytilus trossulus isolate FHL-02 chromosome 7, PNRI_Mtr1.1.1.hap1, whole genome shotgun sequence DNA:
- the LOC134726276 gene encoding perlucin-like protein encodes MSLISMKLCVLAFVATDTCKYIIILISVFSACPTSWTHYKDKCFFLSRDNETFADSLSLCEVIGRQYGRSASLATVDDAKTQQFLTDLMIKINSIGMYIGLNDLVTEGEFHWISNGKQATYFNWGPTQPNNRGGNENCVAMRVDPVIGFNYSWTDGPCTVPTTYICEMV; translated from the exons gATACatgcaaatatattataattctgATTTCAGTATTTTCTGCATGCCCTACTAGTTGGACTCATTATAAAGACAAGTGTTTCTTTCTAAGCCGTGACAACGAGACATTTGCCGATTCACTG AGTCTATGTGAAGTAATTGGGCGCCAGTATGGTAGATCGGCATCATTAGCTACCGTTGATGATGCAAAAACACAACAGTTTCTTACAGatttaatgatcaaaataa ATTCCATTGGAATGTACATAGGATTAAATGACCTTGTAACTGAAGGGGAATTTCACTGGATATCAAACGGCAAGCAGGCAACATACTTCAACTGGGGACCTACCCAGCCAAACAACAGAGGGGGGAACGAGAACTGTGTAGCTATGAGAGTTGATCCAGTTATAGGTTTTAATTATTCTTGGACAGATGGTCCTTGTACTGTACCAACCACatacatttgtgaaatggtGTAA